From the Populus nigra chromosome 13, ddPopNigr1.1, whole genome shotgun sequence genome, the window aaacaaataacaatctcaGTCCTTGTAAAATTCTGGTTGTTATACTGTGAAAAGAGATATAGCAGATATGGTTCTCCTACTCTTCTTTGTATATTCCCAACAAATAGATTCCTATGGAGGCCAATTTTGGCCTCCAGATCCTGTGACCGATAAAAAACTTGACGGGCAAAAAAAACCCGTCGACAGCTTTGCAATCCGCTACATTGTTTGGGCCTTGGCCTCACAATAAACCATGGACATCCAAGCTGTTCATTTTGTTGTCGGGATCTCCTCACTTGTGTTGGGTCTCGACCTAACCTTTAACTATCTCGATTGGGTATGAATCCTAGATTAATTCCACGGGAGCCTAGTCATAAGCTTGCTTCTTCAATTATGCCTCCTTGTCTTGTCAATTGGTATCATCAATAATCAATAgtattgagataattttttatggtttcattTTTTAGTGTGAAACAACTAAGCACAAacagcttatatatatatatatatatatatatatatatatatatatatatatatatatatatatatatatatatatatatatatataaaaacacatgAGCCAAATGTCAAATGATAGTTTCATAAACTAGCTATTAATTTCCTTGATACACTAATTGGGCATGTGAAAGtatgatatttattattctctctaaatttttagattactctgctaattttttttaagaaaaaaacctgAAGACTTTGGATCAATTAATGCATTATACCTCGAATATATTTCTCACTAGAAAACtatgcttttgaattttattcttctttggATGAGTAATCTGACTCAAATAGTGAAAACGTGGATACAGGTTATTGATGAGAATGGAGAAAAAAGATGGAAGAAGGTGGAAGTTGAGCTCCAAGACCATGTTTATGTCCCCATTTTCCCAGAAGAAATGTCACCACAATTTTATGACGAGTACTTTGAAGATTACTTATCAAAACTATCAATGTTACAACTTCCACAAAGCCAACCCTTATGGgaaattcatttaataaaatacccCACCAGTAATGCAGCCGGCACTATAATATTCAAGATCCACCATGCAATTGGAGATGGTTACTCTCTTATGGGGGCTCTTCTTTCATGTCTGCAAAGAGCTGATAACCCTTCTCTTCCCTTGACATTGCCTTCTGTCCAACCACGCGTAGACACATCTGGTGATCATCGTACAATCTTTAAGACTGTTCCCAAGATTTTCTCTTTGCTGTTCAATACCGTGTCTGATTTTTTAGGAAGCCTTATGAAGAGCAGTTTAGTTGAAGATGACTTGTCTCCAATCCGATCAGGAGATATTGGAATTGAGTTTCGACCAATTGCTCCTACTAGAATGACATTCTCTCTTggtcaaattaaacaaattaaggcTACTCTTGGTGTGGTAAGCTTACTTAATTTCAAGTActatttagttgtttttcttaaaaaataataacattttggCTAAGAAACCATTAGAGTTCTTAATGAATCGGCAATCACTGACAGTCAAATGACtaaattatagttttcaaaaaattagatgaaCTAATAAGTTATTACATCGATAAAAACATAAGCGAGTCCCATGAAAGGTAGAAAAGAGTACGATTAGAATATTGAAATGCGGACAGTTCTTTCCATTTCCCAGCTCACTATGCacaccaaaataaaagaaagcaaaatagGAAGTTAATTATGATCAAATatccattaaagaaaaaaaattggttgcAAGTTCTAATAAAACTTAAGCTAagattttcatgtaaaaaaaccaGAAGCAACTTCatctaaaattgttttaaaagaaaataaattgctaATCATAGACAATTttaaacatgattatattattattggatcaactttaaccaaaaaaaattattaatttaatttgaaggaaataaaatgaaacctAATTTGGTTTACATGTAGagagataatttaattttaatacaaggGATGGCTAATGATTGATGAGACaatcctttccttttattttgttcttatctCTCTACATcatcaagtttttaatttgattttcttgatatatatcAGACAATAAATGATGTTATTACTGGAGCAATTTTCTTGGGAACTCGCTTATACATGCAAGAAATGAGCAAAGGGTCAAGCGATCATTCAAATTGTACAGCATTAGTGATGCTTAATACAAGAATGTTTCGTAGTTACCAGTCAATTAAAGAAATGGTAAAACCCAAAGCAGAATCACCATGGGGCAACCATTTTGCCTTCTTGCATGTCCAATTACCTGAGTTGGTGGCCAGTACTGAGTTAAATCCAATAGAATTTGTCAGGAAAGCTCAGCAAATCATCAAGCGAAAGAGAAGCTCTTTGGCTGTCTATCTCACTGCTGCATTCATTGAGAtcgtgaagaaattaaaaggacaTGAGGTATGCTAGCTTATCTATAAGGTCTCtacaacaaaattgaatttcagtGGCATCTTGTAAGTAAATGTtatgatgaaatttaaagtaATTGCATGCATATATggagttaaaataatatcaattttggATATTTATAGATATTAATTGGatctaaaatcattttttaagaatattattattattattattattattatttaaggcATGCTTGTAGGATGCTTGCTAAAATGATATCAATTAATCAACCATGTGCCTCAGGTAGCTGCCCAATGCATTCATAAAACAATGGTGAACGCAAGCATGACAATAACAAATATGATTGGCCCAGTGGAAAAGATGTCTTTGGCTAATCACCCAATCAAAGGCATGTACTTTGCCATTGCTGGCAATCCTCAGGTACGTTATAATCACttgtcaaatttaattaatcactTATCAAGTTTCAACAAAAcagtatatatataacatgtgTTGATGGGGTTGCAGAGTCTTAACATAACAATTGTAAGCTACGTGGATAAACTAAGGGTTACAGTGGGAGCTGAGAAGGGCTTCATAGATTCCCAAAAGTTGAAGTCGTGCATAGAGGAAGCTTTCCAGATGATACTCAAATCTGTTGCCTGTGAAATTCAGCAAAAGAATTGAGAGGGAATCAAATCATAGAATAATTTCGTTTCTGAAAATCTCACTCTTTATTTACTGGtcttttgaattataattaatgGTTGTTGGAGCTAGCAAGTTTGATCAAGGTCAAATATTTGCtgagttaattatatataaattatatcttgcaTCTTTTTGCTAAAATCCATTGAACTCTTTTCAAGATGATAAGCTTCTAGGGTATGTTTGAGAACGCGTGCAAACCGtgttcctttaaattttaattttttttgtttaaaatgaatttttttatgtatttagatcgttttgatgtgctgatattaaaaattattttaatatatttttaagcaaaaaacactttgaattatCTCCAGTACCACAACTTCAAACACAAATGATATACGTATGGATACTTTTGTTCATCGTacataaaacaaaactaaagagTTCGTTctcattaagtttttattattaataatctaagatagttttttttttgtaacccgGGGTGTTCGGGctagcttacgcgcaccacaactaatccctggacccactgaacaccctgcaagcccagtagacAGGTAAGACATCGCAGGGGTAATAGACATGGACGCTAAGGCTCGAACCCAGATGAGGCAAGGAAACCTTGCCTCTGGCGCTAGTTTATTAAGGCTAAAGAAGTCCTTTAGGAAAATTCCAAAAGCCAAGACGTTCCCAAAAAATATCCCTTGTCATGTGTTTTTGTATCTTAATAGAAAGCTTTCATGGTAAGATATCAAGGCTAAAGATTAGGAGGTTATAAGCTACCGAGAAAATCTAAATGATCCCATTAGATTTTTTGTTAATGACAAGACTTCTAACCACTAGTTTATTATCAGATCAAGAAATAAAACTCGTCTTTTAGTTTATAGCAGGATTTTCttctttaagataattttttctgCTCTAGAGCCTTTTAAAAGGTTGTAGCCCTAAATGTATAATTGAATTTAGAATTTGTAATTgcataattttgatatataaagctcaagatatatcttttttaatatttaatatgaaaataaaaaattttgttgaaGGTAAGATTCTAACCTGATTTTTGAAGATCTATTTAGAGGTtcaaatgaatttgaatttctcCTCATCATAATACTATGTGTTTCAATTTAGATTAAACCCACATTTAGATTTTGTAACTCCAACTTGAttaaaaacttgtcaaaaaaaataaaagcttgaaatataaattttaactttttatatattttagcaaTTATTTCACCAAATTTTTCAGGTATtttaaactcataaaattacttttaatgaGCTCAAATAagcttaaaatacattaaaaaaacacattaagaaGCTGCTTCATCCTCTGTTTCTGTAGCGTC encodes:
- the LOC133671434 gene encoding wax ester synthase/diacylglycerol acyltransferase 4-like, which gives rise to MVLEKEEDALEPMSPSAQYFNSSALNVSVLVVLETEVPLDDSKTIPLVRDVFLPINPRFSSIMVIDENGEKRWKKVEVELQDHVYVPIFPEEMSPQFYDEYFEDYLSKLSMLQLPQSQPLWEIHLIKYPTSNAAGTIIFKIHHAIGDGYSLMGALLSCLQRADNPSLPLTLPSVQPRVDTSGDHRTIFKTVPKIFSLLFNTVSDFLGSLMKSSLVEDDLSPIRSGDIGIEFRPIAPTRMTFSLGQIKQIKATLGVTINDVITGAIFLGTRLYMQEMSKGSSDHSNCTALVMLNTRMFRSYQSIKEMVKPKAESPWGNHFAFLHVQLPELVASTELNPIEFVRKAQQIIKRKRSSLAVYLTAAFIEIVKKLKGHEVAAQCIHKTMVNASMTITNMIGPVEKMSLANHPIKGMYFAIAGNPQSLNITIVSYVDKLRVTVGAEKGFIDSQKLKSCIEEAFQMILKSVACEIQQKN